aaaaGGGCGGGTTATGATGCTGCGCGTACGCTGGGGGTGGAGGTGAGACGGATGGGGCGGGTGTGAGCGATGGAGGGTGAGGTGGTCgtgagctcgtcgagctggtgGGGGCAGGTCCCGCACAGCTGCCTACCCAGGCTGGGCTGTCGCatgccgttgctgctgctacggGGTACTTGGGTCGCGCTGCTCAAGGCACGACGAGCTGCCACCAGAGCAGTTTTCAGTAGCCCAAAAAACCGGCCGATGCCTCTTTGCGCGATTGCAGGCTCTTGGAGTTGCCTTTCAACGGCGGGCAGTGCCATGCTGCTCCCTGCGCGGCAGCGGAAACGCATCCAGCACGTAGCCACCCAACAGCTCCGCaagcgacgatgacgcagCCGTACGAAGCGGCACCtcctgtcgtcgccgcgccccagCCGGGCAGGTACCCACCCCccgctggcgacgccgaccgcGGGCGCAGCGGTTCGCGGCTACAGGCACCTAGGTCACTAAGACACCGCGCACCGGGCTTCACGTGCAAAGCAAAACCGTCTATTGTCTatcggccgcgccgcccagccaggcgcATGTATATAGTTACAGGCAGGCACACGCAAGGGAAAACTCGCCGCATGGAGTGGTGTTGGTATGGGCCGCTcagggcttcttctcctgctcctcgggccgcttgggctcctcggcggccgcctgggcctgctcccgctcggcctcgaccatcTCGCCGGCGACCGACTTCTCCAGgcccgcggcctcggccgtcatctggcgctcctccttctcgtcgatgtcgtcgacgtcgcgcggcgtcgccatgccCGTGCTCTGGCTCTCCTCGTTCTGCTcgttctcctcctcgatgagctcctgctgctcgcgcagcacctcgaggcgctgcttgttggtggcggcgccctcggcgttgTGCACCTCGAGCTCAATCTCGTGGAACAGCTCCTCGGGGATCGACGACAGCACGCCCGTCAGCGCGTCGATCTGGCTCGAGCCCTCGCCCGAGCCCTGGCCGTACATGTAGGCGTTGCtgagcaccagcagcgtcgacggcacgccctcgcgcagccgcaggtCCAGCCAGCTCTGCAGGTCCGTCCgcatccgcgccggcgacacgCTGTGCGTGCGgatgccgcgcgccgcgcacgccagctgcagctccgaCACGGTCAGgctgtcgacgccctcgaagctgatggccttgtcgtcgcgctTGATCTGGCGCATCCGGTGCCGCACCTGGTACCGCAGCATCATGTCGGTCCCAAACGTGTTGAGGTTCATGTACTTGCACATGGACACGAGCTGCGGCCGCGACAGGTTGTCGAGCGTCAGGTCGTCGCGGAAGATCTTGCACACCTTGatgacgtcctcggccgtcggcgcctcgcccgtcgagcgCACCTTGCGGAAGAAGTTGGCAAACTCCTCcttctgcgccgtcgccgggctcAGCGGCAGGCCCGTCTCCTTGAGCGTCTGCCGCAGGAACGTGCTGACCTCCTTGCGCGTCGACCGCAGCAGGCTCGCCTTTGCGTCCTTTGACTTTTGGCCCTCGTACGTGCTCGGCAGCATGTTGGGGAACAGCTtcagcgccagcggcagcagcgcctcgcccagcggcacgatgatgaagacggaAAACGgcaccagccgccccagGTCCTGCACCGTccgctgcagctgcttgtGCTCGCGCCGCGTCAGGTCGtagcccgccgccatcttgagcgccagccgccagctGATCTTGATCTCGGCCCCGAGCAGCTTGGTGCCGTCCCAGTAGTGCCGCGCCTCCTTCTTCACCTTTTGCCACAGCGTCAGCTTCTTGTCCTCCTtgtccgccttggccgcttcctgcttctccgccgcgtcccccttcttggccgccagctccgccatggccgcctccgccttgGTCATGTCGGCGCTCGTCTCGGGCTTCCTCTCGGCCGCTGGAGTGTCGTCCTTGGGCagcgccttcttggcctgctcgacgttgaacccgggcggcggcggcccgttGTGCGCGTCCGCCCGGTGCTGCTCGGTGCTGACGTGCCTCATCGGTATCaggagcgccagcgcggGTATCTGCGACTGTCTGCCGACATGGCGCGCGATGACGGCCGGCGCGACGTGCCGGAGGTTCCTGGCTGTTGCTTGGTCAGAGGGCCGGTCCGTCCCACGGGACTCGGGGCGCCGGGACCAAACTCACCTAATAGGGGGCTCCGAGCGGCCGCTCTCCTGGCGACTGCGGAGGATGCGCTCATGGCTGTGGATGGgagggggcgtcggcggtcAGGTTGACATGGGCTGGTCGCGACGATGGAGGTGGGAGAAGGGGGTCAGCACGCGATATGCCGACTTTTTGGAGGGACGTGCTCAGTCCCTGAATggcgcccgcagccgctcAACGGAaccggcggcgtggcgcccGCGGTCCGGTACGTACCGTTGAGAGCGGGTCACGTGCCGCTCTCGTCCCTTcgatcggcggcgccgactttTCAGCGCAACACCGGGCCCGAGAACCGATGGCATCCCGACGGCATTCGCCACCCCCTGGTGTCATCGAAACAATTGGGAGCTTGCAGCAAGGTTGATTTTCATCGACGGTCAGCACGGTCTCAGCACGTGGGACCGCCCTTGGGCTGTGCTTAGGAATCTCGGCGGGATGCCACCAATTGCTGCGTAGACGAACgcactgtacttcgtagtgcTTGCTGTGCTATTGTAGAGACGCCCGGGCGTTTGTCCGCTGTGCTGGCGGTTCATCGCAcgtgtcgccgcccaggTGTCACAACCTTGAAGCTAcccggcagcgcagcacggcgacgCAAAAACGTCCATGTACGGGACTGGTCCCATCGTGTGTCGTTTGCGAATGCCGGCCGAGAAGCGACGCGGCGCATCAGGGGCCACTCGGCAGCGATGCGGCATCTGGTGCGCCCCGTGCTGAGTTGGGTGGTGCGCTGCGCCTCACGTGAAACGCGCTCGCTGCCACCACTCACTGTGAACAAGACGCGCCAACTTCAAACGGGCCAAGCTGGACTCTGCGCAACCTCACGACAGCGCTCGCGACGGCACGCAGGCGACcgcgcgacatggccgagtcCGATCAGGATGCCGAGACCCGCGAGAGGAAGCGGGACAAGTTCAACGACTTTCTgtacgcccgcccgcccgccgcgcctccatgttgctgccaccaccaccgcagcCGAGTGACTGACACACGCTCGCCAGCCAGAAGAACCTCAACAAGGGCGAGCTCGCCCTCAAGCACGCCATCGGGCTCGGCCACCAGCCCAACGTCGTGCCCGTGACGGagccgctgctcgacggcccgccgcggcccgtcgaggtcggctgGCACCCCGtgggcggcctcgcgggcaagtggttcgccgacgagacgggcctCGGCAAGATGATCACCGACAAGATCAACAAGTACCCGGACCCGACGCAGCACTgggccgtcctcgtcggcgagttTGCCCACCAGCTGTGGATGGTGCGTCGCCCCCCCTCGGAGGGAATTTCGCGCGCAGCAGTCgtgctcggcagcggcacggcaGGCCAGACGGCTGACGCGCGCAGGACGAGAGCTTCCACGTCATTTACACCAACGAGAAGATCAAGCGCGAAGAGTGGCGGACGTTTAGCGTTGGCGAGACGCGCTTcaacgacgatgccgtccgGCAGGCCGGTACGCACctcaccccctcccccccccaccccctcgGAGGAGCCGCGCACGTCCGCGTCTGCTGACGGAGCGCGCAGGAGAGTCGGTGATCCAGTCCATCCGGGAGGAGAGGCCCGCGTACAACCTCATCAGCAACAACTGCCAGACCtacgcgctgcagctgctcgacgccatcaaggccggcggcgacacgcAGTTCGGCACCACGCTCGCCGTCTACGAGCGGATCAAGGGGCCCGGCAAGGTCATGGACCTGTTCAACaagccggccgagggcgccgaggcgctgccgcccagccagGACACGGTCTCGCTGGCGCAGCAGGTCATGGACGAGAACACGACGCAGCTGGATCCGCAGGAGCAGAGGGACAAgccggacgacgaggacagcgaGAGgagcggggaggggggggagaagaagaagcgcgggCTCTTCTCGCGCATCATGAGACGTTGAGCGGGGTTGTGACGAGCAAGCCCTCAATGtatcgtcgccgcggcctaTTACATACTTGTCGTGGCGCACAAGGTGAATACCTAGAACTATGAGTTGAgtcgccgtgcccgccgctgAAACGTTGACTCTGGACGAGAGACTCCTGGCCCCTAGGGCCGCCCTGAACCGCTAAATTTAGCACCCACGGGTAATTGCGgggccccgacgacgagcgatTCAAAGACTCCAACACAAACAGCTGCtttggcctcggcctggccaCATGGTTGAGGCAACACCGAGGTGAATTGGCCACTGCGTATACTCTACACTCGTGCTGTAATTACAAAGTACGTGGCAGCCACGCAAGGGCTGAGCGGGAGGGCTGCGTGGCCTCTGCACGACGCTGTTGCCACGCCCGGGGAGCGATCCGGCTGTTGACCTCTACTGACCCTCCCCTTGGATGTCGGTGCAATGGCCGTTCAGTCGACTCCGTGCTGCACGGGCGCTCACCGGCTGAGCCTTGGCCAACGCGACTCCTCGACACCAGCAATGCCGCGATCTgcagcgccacgcccgcgaccGACCAGCAGGGCGGGCCCAGGCACTCCGGTCCAGACCGCGTCGAGTGGCGTCGGGTCGACGACACAAGTGTGTGCATGCTGCTTCGTGCAGATGTGGCGCGCGAAGGCGAGCCTCACGTCCAGCGACCGCCTTTGGGCCATTGTCAAGATGCCGTGCTGCGTACGCCTGTCCCTGGGTGCCGTCACCTATACAGCCCTCGCCCTGAGCGGAAGCAGACTCGCTCACGTTCGACGTTTGTTTCTCGCCGGGAGGGGGGTTCTCGGTCATCGGCGGGCTCTGGTTGCAAGTTTGAGAGTCTCGGGCTGTGTGCGCCCAGACTATCGATGAGGCTTCATGATCCCCGTGCGGCTGACGCATTGGACGGACCTGTGTCGATCCTTGCGACCATGTACGCTTCCCTGTGCAAGCCCGATTCAGCCCTCATCAGCTcaggcgtcgcgcgcggcgcatgGCATCTCTCGTAAAAAGACGCCCTGCCGCGCGCGTCTGCACGATGGGCTGCAGTCTCGAAACGCCGGTCCAGAGTCGAGTCGAAGCGCGCGGCCGAGATGCGCTGCTCCCTGTCCCCGTTGTTGAGTCTCCTCCTCCGAGGTCCCGTAGCAGCGATGGCGGACTCCATCGACAAGCCCACCGGTGCCGGCACTGGCGCAAAGACGTACGAAAaagtcatcgtcgtcgtcgaccagctTCGCCTCGAGTCCACGTTCAGCCCCAGCCTGTCCAACGAGTCGAGCAGCCTGCACCAACCGCGAGACGCGCACCTGCTGGGCACCCGGCAGCAATGCCTGGTCGGATACGGATACTGCGCCAGTAGGTCGGCCCCTTTGTTCTCCTCTTCCATCTCTGAGCTGCCTTTTGCTGACTTCGCCGGGCGGGTTCGAAAACAAGGCTTCGGGCGCTGCTGTCCCTCGAGCGGCAAATGCTGCTCCTACGGCTACTGCCTCCCGAGCGGCTCGGCGTGCTGCCCCAGCGGCCCCTGTGACGCCGGCAAGACGTGCTGCGGCCGGTCCCATTGCGcgcccctcggcggcgaatgCTGCCGGGACGAGAGCTACTGCGAGGCCGGGAACCATTGCtacatcgtcgccgccctcggccagaAGCCCGTCTGCTGTACCGACTCGGCGTGCACCGCGCATGTCCTCAACGGCGTCACGACGTACGCCTCGacccggacgacgacgcagacgtTCACCTCGAGCAGCCAAGACCAAGACTCGACGACCCCTGCCCCGGATCCGACCATCACCTCGCCTCTCCTGTCTTCGCAGTCGGTCGTGGCGACgacatcttcctcgtcgccgccgccgcccgactcggcCAACGGCAACAGCACGCCGGttggcgccatcgtcggcggcgtcgtcggtggcgtcggAGCCGTTGCCCTTGCGGCCCTTGCGGTATTCCTCTTCCTGCGCAGAAAGCCCCAGAGCCCAAGCACGAATGACGCGTACGCACCGCCACCCACGGCCTACGTCCCATCTGTCGTATATCAGAACCCTCCGCCAAACCAGCCCCCGTACGGTCAGCAGCCCACCATGCCGGGGGCGAGCGGCCAGGCATCATCACACTATCCGCCCGCAGGCAAGGGGCCCGCGTACtacgcgacgccgccgccgccgccgccgccgccgctggtcaGCCCCCATCACTCGTACCCGTCCGATCCACGCGGCGGTgtgccgacgagcccgggcgccgtctcgtccatgAGCGGCTCGGGGGGCCAcatgtcgccgcctccgggaTACCACCAGGCCCCGCGGCCCGTGGTCTACGAGGCGCCCGTGCAGACCTCTGAGAACCATCGCGGGCAAATGCACGAGCTGTCGTGATGGGACGCTTGGTATGCGACTGTTTGAGCATGCGTCAGGCTCGGGCGTGTCAGCATCGGACGGGGCGCGCATGCTCACGACACAGCACGAAGACCGTACCATAGGCTACACCGGGTTCAGATGAAATTCCCAGCGTCGGGTTCCGTCACGTATTTTGGCCTGACGAGACGACGGACGAATGTTGGCATTCACTGTTCACTTGTCGGGGAGCCCGAGCCCAACCCCCGCCCTCACTTGCGAATGGACCCTCCAAGAATGAACTTTGGATATGTATACGAGCCGTCGACAAGTTCGTCGGTGGCTCCATAGAAGCGTACTCGTTATTGTTAGCGTCATCCAATGCAGCGTCGAAGCGTCCGCACGTACAGTTGATTGAAaaccggccgccgcgcgcgtccACGGGGAGCCAACTGCCTTGAAGTTAGCCGGCGCGTCCAGGCCTGCTCTCTGCCAGCTAACGTACTTGCTCGTCCAGTTTGACGGCGGTTCGGTCTCGCTCGACTGAAGCAAAATGTCGAACGGGCCGTCCGGGCCCTCGGACAGCGAACGCCCGTCCGGGAAGGTGAGGTTGCTCCGGTCCCCCAAGGCGTAGCGCCGGAGCCGGTTCGGCACCAGGAACTGATCGGGCCCGTACACGGTCAGGCTCCAGAACCCACCCTCGACGGTCTTGGGCCGGCGGGAGAACCGGACAATGTACGACTGGTTGGCCCCGAGCTCCAGCGTGGGCGATACCGGGTACAGCACCTGGTCCTGGGTGAGGGCGAGATACCCGCGGGCAGCGATAAAGTATCGTGCCTGGTAGTAGGAGCCGTACAGGCCCACCGGCTGGCTCAGGGTCCAGTTGTTTCCCATGTCGTGGACGAAGCCCGGcatggcgcgcagggcggccaCCGAGTcgttggccgccgcggtggccCTCGTCAAGTTGGTCCCCGGCGGCTGTGTGAAccgcccggcggcgatgcctgCGTCCTCCAAAAGACGGGCGACCCAGGCCCGGTCCTGCGGAATGTAGGGTGCGTTGTGCGCGGACAGCGCCGCGGTCAGTCTCAGGATGGCGACCTCGAGGGAGGTCTCTGGGCCGGGGCGATGGGCTGGATCCCAGAACAGGCTCAGGTTGAACGGCGGGATGGTCGAGGTGTCGTAACGCGGTCGTTCAGAGACCAGAAGCCGCTTCTGAAACCCGTGCACCTTGTCCAAGTCTCCCCCGTCGCTCTTGACCAGGATCCTCGTGATGGAAAGGGCATAGGGCGTGGGCACGTTGACGAACGCCTTGAACGGCCCCTCGGCCCCTTggcgctgcagcccggcGTTGTTGGGGGCGTATCGCACCAAGTAGTCGCCGGGCCCGTCTTTGCCGAGGTTCCCAATGTTGGCGATGTCATTGCCGTATCTGCGTCGCGCGTCAGCGGAgggccagcgcagcgcggcgcaggctTCACTCGAGGCTCACAGGTCCAGGAACGCTTGCGACCAGTATCGGCCGTCAAACTCGgggacggcgagcacgaggTCAGACGCGGACAAGTCGACCAAGACTATCGAGTAGACCGTGTCGACGTTTGGCCGGACCACCGCGATCGCGCCCggctcggccagctccgcctgGTGATGGAAGCGGTTTGTCCTGACATGTCCGTCGAGGGGCTGCAGGAACTCGCCCAGCGCGTACAGCGGGTATCCGTACTGCAGGCACGCGTCAGGTCTCGTTCCTGGTCACCAACACAAGGAGCAAGCATCAGACCTGGTACGCAAACGCCAGGGCGTTTTGCCGGCATGCTTGTGTAACGCAAGACTCTGCCAACGCCGGACTGGAGGCCGCCagcccgacgagggcgcccCCGATGACCGGGAGTCTCATTCTCACGCTGTGTCCTCGGAGAAACGATCAAGGTGCTTTGAGGGGCCGACGAGTTAAGTGCGCCGCCGGGACGGTATAAGTAGTGGCCACCCGACACCTCCGGCAATCCGGATCGTCGCTTGTTGTGTGCGGAAGGGAGGGCATTTCCACAACGTGGGAAGGAAGGTGGCACCCGGTGGCCCCATATACGAaggtacgtacagtatacaatctctctctctctctccctgcATTACAAGATAGAGGACCAAGTCCTCGCAGAGTCTCATTTTGGTGACAATCTGTTTTTTTCACTCTCCTCCGTCATGCCTCTCCTCGTGCAATAATCGATCGACGGCCCCGCGCCACATTTGCAGCAGGTCTCTGTTGTGCCCAGGCATTGCACTGCAAGAAGCACTCACCACGCGTACCTACGCAAACCTGACATCATTGATAGCTTGGTTCGCGCAACCGGATCCTTCCTTTCAGCGGTCAGATCGCCCTGGCGACCCACAGCTTCATGGCCTGCGGGGGCATCGCGGGCAACggaggccaagggcaagtTTGGTTCAGCGCGGGACTCCTTGCCTCTTGCAAGTGAATCACGCTTACGGAAACCCAAACGGCACTACGCACCGAACCAAGGCGTTTCGTCGGCGGCTTTGACCATCGGCTCCGGGAGTGCACTCCGAGTCCTCTTCAACTGCGTGTACCATTCAAGACCCTGAGTTGTGCGCACAGTCTGGGCATCAACTTGTCACTTACTACTTCACAGCGAATGGCAAGCTAACAAGGCCCGGGCCGAAACTACAACCCTACCACTCCGACGACAGGACAGACCCTACGCCACGCCCTTGCCGTTGTAGGGCCCAATGTTGGGGCGCGCATTTGCCTCAACGGCGTTGCCAAAGTAGTCGTAGCCCCCGTTGTCCTCGATGACCTTTCCGctgcccagcgccggcgagcccTCGCGCAGGCGGTAGCCGAACGCCGCGCCCAGGGTCCCGCCCGAAGCCCGCGGCTTGAGGAACCCGGggtcgcccacgatgccgtcctcggtcggcggcatcaccgtctCGAACAAGTTGTTGTCCCACGtgatgccgctggcgacgggcagGGACGCGTTGCTCCGTCCGACAAAGATGTTGTTGGCGAAGCGCGTGACTTGCGGGACGCGCATGTCAAAGTCCCCCTCCGCGCAGTACATGACGTTGTTGTAAAAGTCGAGGGACGCGTTCTCGCCGACGCTGACGATGCGGCAGTCGTTTTCGAAGACGTTGTAGCGGACGACCTGCTTCGCGCCCCGGGAGACGCCGCACCCGTCGCAGTCGAGGAACGCGCCCCCGGCATTGTCGTGGCTGTAGTTGTATTCGACGAGGCACGTCCCCGACACGCCCCAGTCGCAGTCAAAGGCCTGGCTGTCAAAGAGGCTCATGACGCTGCCGTACACCACGTTGTGACGCATGACGGGGTCGTGCGAGGCCATGACCCACATGCCCGCAAAGTTGCCGCCGGTCCAGGGGTATCTGCCCTTGCCGAGGTTGGAGGCGACGTTGTGGTCGATGctgggcgcgtcggcgtacgagacgaggatgccgtcaccgccgcagGCGTCTATGGCGTTGTGCGACACGCGAATGTTCCTGCCGTTGACGTCCATCTGCCCGGGCCGCACCTTgatgccgcccccgccgcagTCGTTGACGGAATTGTCCCGGATCCAGACGTCGACGTAGGTGCTGCCGTTGAGAGCCCCCAGCTCGATCCCCGCCGAGTTGGCAAAGTCGCCGCTAAAGTTGGCCTTGTTCGTCTGGCCGGCCACGTCGTACACGTGGTTGCGGTCGATGGTTATGCCAAAGtgcgccgccccgtcgtcggccatgacCAGGATCCcctgccgtcggccgaggctcGCCGCGGGGTTGGTCAGGGCCAGCTTCGAGACGCGCCAATGGTCTTGGTTCGTCAGTAGTAGCGACGAGTTGGCTCCGTTGCCGTTGATCACTGGCGGGCCCAGGATCGAGTCTGGCGGGTACGAGGTGAGTCGGATCGGG
This region of Purpureocillium takamizusanense chromosome 9, complete sequence genomic DNA includes:
- the YLH47 gene encoding LETM1 domain-containing protein ylh47 (COG:S~TransMembrane:1 (i188-208o)~EggNog:ENOG503NUF6), encoding MSASSAVARRAAARSPLLARNLRHVAPAVIARHVGRQSQIPALALLIPMRHVSTEQHRADAHNGPPPPGFNVEQAKKALPKDDTPAAERKPETSADMTKAEAAMAELAAKKGDAAEKQEAAKADKEDKKLTLWQKVKKEARHYWDGTKLLGAEIKISWRLALKMAAGYDLTRREHKQLQRTVQDLGRLVPFSVFIIVPLGEALLPLALKLFPNMLPSTYEGQKSKDAKASLLRSTRKEVSTFLRQTLKETGLPLSPATAQKEEFANFFRKVRSTGEAPTAEDVIKVCKIFRDDLTLDNLSRPQLVSMCKYMNLNTFGTDMMLRYQVRHRMRQIKRDDKAISFEGVDSLTVSELQLACAARGIRTHSVSPARMRTDLQSWLDLRLREGVPSTLLVLSNAYMYGQGSGEGSSQIDALTGVLSSIPEELFHEIELEVHNAEGAATNKQRLEVLREQQELIEEENEQNEESQSTGMATPRDVDDIDEKEERQMTAEAAGLEKSVAGEMVEAEREQAQAAAEEPKRPEEQEKKP
- a CDS encoding uncharacterized protein (EggNog:ENOG503Q6WQ); translation: MAESDQDAETRERKRDKFNDFLQKNLNKGELALKHAIGLGHQPNVVPVTEPLLDGPPRPVEVGWHPVGGLAGKWFADETGLGKMITDKINKYPDPTQHWAVLVGEFAHQLWMDESFHVIYTNEKIKREEWRTFSVGETRFNDDAVRQAGESVIQSIREERPAYNLISNNCQTYALQLLDAIKAGGDTQFGTTLAVYERIKGPGKVMDLFNKPAEGAEALPPSQDTVSLAQQVMDENTTQLDPQEQRDKPDDEDSERSGEGGEKKKRGLFSRIMRR
- a CDS encoding uncharacterized protein (EggNog:ENOG503P7YV~TransMembrane:1 (n3-13c21/22o239-264i)~SECRETED:SignalP(1-21~SECRETED:cutsite=AMA-DS~SECRETED:prob=0.5837)) is translated as MRCSLSPLLSLLLRGPVAAMADSIDKPTGAGTGAKTYEKVIVVVDQLRLESTFSPSLSNESSSLHQPRDAHLLGTRQQCLVGYGYCASFGRCCPSSGKCCSYGYCLPSGSACCPSGPCDAGKTCCGRSHCAPLGGECCRDESYCEAGNHCYIVAALGQKPVCCTDSACTAHVLNGVTTYASTRTTTQTFTSSSQDQDSTTPAPDPTITSPLLSSQSVVATTSSSSPPPPDSANGNSTPVGAIVGGVVGGVGAVALAALAVFLFLRRKPQSPSTNDAYAPPPTAYVPSVVYQNPPPNQPPYGQQPTMPGASGQASSHYPPAGKGPAYYATPPPPPPPPLVSPHHSYPSDPRGGVPTSPGAVSSMSGSGGHMSPPPGYHQAPRPVVYEAPVQTSENHRGQMHELS
- a CDS encoding uncharacterized protein (COG:S~SECRETED:SignalP(1-21~SECRETED:cutsite=ALA-ES~SECRETED:prob=0.8523)~EggNog:ENOG503P26J), producing MRLPVIGGALVGLAASSPALAESCVTQACRQNALAFAYQYGYPLYALGEFLQPLDGHVRTNRFHHQAELAEPGAIAVVRPNVDTVYSIVLVDLSASDLVLAVPEFDGRYWSQAFLDLYGNDIANIGNLGKDGPGDYLVRYAPNNAGLQRQGAEGPFKAFVNVPTPYALSITRILVKSDGGDLDKVHGFQKRLLVSERPRYDTSTIPPFNLSLFWDPAHRPGPETSLEVAILRLTAALSAHNAPYIPQDRAWVARLLEDAGIAAGRFTQPPGTNLTRATAAANDSVAALRAMPGFVHDMGNNWTLSQPVGLYGSYYQARYFIAARGYLALTQDQVLYPVSPTLELGANQSYIVRFSRRPKTVEGGFWSLTVYGPDQFLVPNRLRRYALGDRSNLTFPDGRSLSEGPDGPFDILLQSSETEPPSNWTSKYVSWQRAGLDAPANFKAVGSPWTRAAAGFQSTYASMEPPTNLSTARIHIQSSFLEGPFASEGGGWARAPRQVNSECQHSSVVSSGQNT
- a CDS encoding uncharacterized protein (SECRETED:SignalP(1-17~SECRETED:cutsite=SAA-EP~SECRETED:prob=0.7172)~CAZy:GH136~EggNog:ENOG503PBAJ~COG:S), translated to MKASLVQVALLAALSAAEPGSNYYIDCSAAAAGNGTFEGPWNSLEAANRFTFRPGDTLALKSNVTCTGTLRPLGSGNATHPIRLTSYPPDSILGPPVINGNGANSSLLLTNQDHWRVSKLALTNPAASLGRRQGILVMADDGAAHFGITIDRNHVYDVAGQTNKANFSGDFANSAGIELGALNGSTYVDVWIRDNSVNDCGGGGIKVRPGQMDVNGRNIRVSHNAIDACGGDGILVSYADAPSIDHNVASNLGKGRYPWTGGNFAGMWVMASHDPVMRHNVVYGSVMSLFDSQAFDCDWGVSGTCLVEYNYSHDNAGGAFLDCDGCGVSRGAKQVVRYNVFENDCRIVSVGENASLDFYNNVMYCAEGDFDMRVPQVTRFANNIFVGRSNASLPVASGITWDNNLFETVMPPTEDGIVGDPGFLKPRASGGTLGAAFGYRLREGSPALGSGKVIEDNGGYDYFGNAVEANARPNIGPYNGKGVA